From a region of the Flavobacteriales bacterium genome:
- a CDS encoding ComF family protein, with product MMNNFLSTLFDLFFPPTCSGCKNLLLQNERAFCTQCKIDLPKTNFHDDPENNVNKLFWGKVKVEASTAFLYYNKKGIVQEMIHSLKYKSNKLTGQTLGNLLGLQLNESENFKNIDLIIPIPLHKKKLRLRGFNQSEEIVKGLATSMNRPYNFNCIERITERETQTNKSKFYRWLNMKDVFVVVNKEPLAGKHILLID from the coding sequence ATGATGAACAATTTCCTTTCCACCCTGTTCGATTTATTCTTTCCACCAACCTGTTCTGGCTGTAAAAATTTATTACTCCAAAACGAAAGAGCATTCTGCACACAATGCAAAATAGATTTACCCAAAACTAACTTTCACGATGACCCCGAGAATAACGTGAACAAACTCTTTTGGGGGAAAGTAAAAGTAGAAGCTTCCACAGCATTCTTGTATTATAATAAAAAAGGAATTGTTCAAGAAATGATTCATAGTTTAAAGTATAAATCCAATAAACTTACGGGCCAAACACTTGGAAATTTACTCGGCCTCCAATTAAACGAATCTGAAAATTTCAAGAACATTGATCTCATTATTCCAATTCCTCTACACAAAAAGAAATTGCGATTAAGAGGATTTAATCAAAGCGAAGAAATCGTAAAGGGTTTGGCAACCTCCATGAATAGACCCTACAATTTTAATTGTATTGAAAGAATCACCGAACGAGAAACGCAAACGAATAAGTCTAAGTTTTACCGATGGCTTAATATGAAAGATGTTTTTGTAGTAGTTAATAAAGAGCCGTTAGCAGGTAAACACATTCTTCTTATTGAT